A portion of the Bacteroides faecium genome contains these proteins:
- a CDS encoding DUF5989 family protein: protein MTFLKEIFQYIINRKKWWLAPILFILLIVGLLVIFANSAVAPFIYSLF from the coding sequence ATGACTTTTTTGAAAGAAATTTTTCAGTATATCATAAATCGCAAGAAATGGTGGTTGGCACCTATTTTATTTATTCTACTTATAGTAGGGCTTCTTGTTATTTTCGCTAACTCAGCTGTTGCACCATTCATTTATTCTTTATTCTAA
- a CDS encoding ParA family protein, producing MRVVSLFNNKGGVGKSTLAFHLSNILAERGHKVLMIDLDPQCNLTICGMNEELLHEIWREEDLFIDDFETAKQNKSQEELSDILSRTRTIHFLLKPTEDGQGDLSNLPPAYSVRTNLDLIPGRLTVYQYENKISERWSGAYSGDPLSIRTITKIRELAENYYSINNYDFIIIDTSPSLGALNKVIISMVDGFLIPALPDMFSSYGIRNIGNALNNWKKEFNTIYGLISEDKRLRFPENFVRFLGYTIYNAKKYSGNSPWDLALAHYNYAQEIPAIIEQCIDIDVRGHLSEEQARNPMGGTAVMHSHNTLPNMAQKYKLPIWAIPSCPNLDIEDKGTIMGNRKIYEATREKYIEFSDSFIERVNTLN from the coding sequence ATGAGAGTTGTTTCACTTTTTAACAATAAAGGCGGAGTAGGTAAATCAACTTTAGCTTTTCACCTATCGAATATCTTAGCAGAAAGAGGACATAAGGTTTTAATGATTGACTTGGATCCCCAGTGTAACTTAACAATTTGTGGGATGAATGAGGAATTACTTCACGAAATTTGGCGTGAAGAAGACTTATTTATAGATGACTTTGAAACCGCAAAACAGAATAAATCCCAAGAAGAACTTTCTGATATTCTTTCTAGAACAAGAACTATTCATTTTTTATTAAAGCCAACAGAAGACGGACAAGGAGACTTATCTAATTTACCACCGGCTTATTCAGTTAGAACTAATTTAGATTTAATACCAGGAAGGCTTACTGTTTACCAATATGAGAATAAAATTTCTGAAAGATGGAGTGGAGCATATTCGGGAGATCCTCTTTCAATAAGGACGATTACAAAAATTCGAGAACTTGCAGAAAATTATTATTCAATTAATAATTACGATTTTATTATTATCGACACCTCACCAAGCTTAGGAGCTTTGAATAAAGTTATAATTTCTATGGTTGATGGTTTCTTAATCCCAGCTCTCCCTGATATGTTTTCATCGTATGGAATACGAAATATAGGTAATGCATTGAATAATTGGAAAAAAGAATTTAACACTATATATGGATTAATATCTGAAGATAAGAGATTAAGATTTCCCGAGAATTTTGTAAGATTTTTAGGCTATACAATTTATAATGCAAAAAAATATTCGGGTAATTCTCCATGGGATTTAGCACTTGCTCATTATAACTATGCACAAGAAATTCCTGCAATTATAGAACAATGTATAGATATTGATGTTAGAGGACATTTATCAGAGGAGCAAGCTAGAAATCCGATGGGTGGAACTGCCGTTATGCATTCACATAATACACTCCCAAATATGGCGCAAAAATACAAACTTCCAATATGGGCAATTCCTTCATGTCCAAATCTTGATATAGAAGATAAAGGAACAATTATGGGGAATAGAAAAATATATGAAGCTACGAGAGAAAAATATATTGAATTCTCTGATAGTTTTATTGAACGTGTCAATACCCTAAACTAA
- a CDS encoding leucine-rich repeat protein: MKQTRLYIITALCLQMVLGAILLSCSTENDEYKKDSPSAANPAEPVGALLEDFSIEQLPAKTIYALGENIDLTGLNVTGKYDDGKQRPVKVTPEQLSGFSSSAPVDKQEVTITIEGKQKSFSVQISPVRVENGVLTEVLKGHNEIILPNSVKSISKATFRGSQINKVVFNEGLQSIGDMAFFNSTVQEIVFPTTLEQLEENIFYYCRNLKKADLSRTKLTKLPASTFVYAGVEEVLLPATLKEIGAQAFLSTSQLKTIEIPENVRTIGLEAFRESGITTVKLPNGVTTIAQRAFYYCPELTEVTTYGTVLNENPEAMIHPYCLEGCPKLTRFEISKSIRILGQGLLGGNRKVTQLTIPANVTQINFSAFNNTGIKEVKVEGITPPQVFEKVWYGFPDDITVIHVPAESVEKYKNANGWKDFTNKITTF; encoded by the coding sequence ATGAAACAAACTAGACTTTATATAATTACAGCACTTTGCCTGCAAATGGTTCTGGGAGCAATATTACTAAGTTGCAGCACCGAAAATGACGAATACAAGAAAGATTCACCTTCGGCAGCAAATCCTGCTGAACCTGTAGGAGCTTTACTAGAGGATTTCTCCATAGAACAATTGCCCGCAAAAACGATTTATGCATTAGGAGAGAATATAGACTTAACCGGCCTTAACGTGACAGGTAAGTATGATGACGGGAAACAACGACCTGTGAAGGTTACCCCGGAACAGCTCAGTGGTTTCTCATCATCTGCCCCTGTTGATAAACAGGAAGTAACCATAACGATAGAGGGTAAACAGAAAAGTTTCTCCGTGCAGATTTCTCCTGTCCGTGTAGAAAATGGAGTGTTGACGGAAGTATTGAAAGGGCATAATGAAATCATACTTCCCAATAGTGTGAAGTCAATTTCAAAGGCTACTTTCAGAGGTAGTCAAATAAACAAGGTGGTGTTCAACGAAGGGCTGCAATCTATCGGAGATATGGCTTTCTTCAATTCAACCGTTCAGGAAATTGTATTCCCGACGACTCTGGAACAACTTGAGGAAAACATTTTCTACTATTGCCGGAACTTGAAAAAAGCGGATTTAAGTCGGACGAAACTCACCAAACTTCCCGCCAGCACTTTTGTATATGCGGGCGTTGAAGAGGTGCTGCTGCCTGCGACACTAAAAGAAATCGGAGCACAGGCATTCCTTAGTACTTCTCAATTAAAAACGATTGAGATTCCGGAGAATGTAAGAACAATCGGGTTGGAAGCATTTCGGGAAAGTGGCATTACCACTGTGAAATTACCGAATGGCGTTACAACCATAGCGCAAAGAGCCTTTTATTACTGCCCGGAATTGACGGAAGTGACCACCTACGGAACTGTTCTCAATGAAAATCCCGAAGCTATGATTCACCCCTACTGCCTTGAAGGGTGTCCGAAATTAACTCGCTTCGAAATTTCTAAAAGTATCCGGATATTGGGACAAGGACTATTGGGCGGTAATAGAAAAGTGACTCAATTAACCATTCCGGCAAACGTCACACAGATTAATTTTTCAGCTTTCAATAATACAGGTATTAAGGAAGTAAAGGTAGAAGGGATAACACCTCCACAGGTATTTGAAAAAGTATGGTACGGATTTCCGGACGATATCACCGTCATTCATGTTCCTGCCGAATCTGTGGAGAAATACAAGAATGCAAATGGTTGGAAGGATTTCACAAACAAAATAACAACATTTTAA
- a CDS encoding carbamoyltransferase family protein, which produces MIILGLSAHFHDSSAAIIIDGNIVAAAQEERFTRIKHDNSFPINACRFCLEYAGCNITNIDTIVFYEKPLIKFERFIETQILYAPKGWKTFLKAVPIWLKERLNLRDHIRKEFKRSFGFSPLNIKFTEHHLSHAALAYYLSGFTNTGILVIDAVGEWATTSLMEAKNGKIRVIKEQHFPDSIGLLYSSFTYFLGFKVNSDEYKVMGLAPYGNPHSEETLQFISIIENELITIQDDGGLSINNNYFSYTYGLKMINLSKWENLFHIASRKPQSGITQSHRNLAYAIQAVTQKIISRLAVHLRESTGCSNLCIVGGTALNCAVNGFIQDSKIFEHCFVPYSPGDAGGAIGAALTIYHSTHPKQVPNANANPFIGPVYGDTDIESAIVKNKISYTKLESSGLLTQKVACLLAKGAIVAWFQGRMEFGPRALGNRSILADARVQDMKKKINASIKFREEFRPFAPVILQEEADKYFNMPNNDSPYMMFTATAKHLKSDELPAVIHIDNTARVQTITKKDNKLFYNLLSDFHSITGCPVLLNTSFNIMGEPIVCSPEDAIQTFQKSNIDFLIIGNYLITKNR; this is translated from the coding sequence ATGATTATACTAGGACTTTCTGCTCACTTTCACGATTCATCGGCTGCAATCATTATAGACGGCAATATTGTTGCAGCTGCTCAGGAAGAACGTTTTACGCGTATAAAACATGACAATTCTTTCCCAATAAATGCCTGCCGCTTCTGTCTTGAATACGCAGGCTGTAATATCACTAATATTGATACTATAGTTTTTTACGAAAAACCACTTATTAAATTTGAACGCTTCATCGAAACTCAAATCTTATATGCACCCAAAGGTTGGAAAACATTTCTAAAAGCTGTTCCTATATGGCTAAAAGAGAGATTAAACCTCCGGGACCACATACGCAAAGAATTCAAACGAAGTTTTGGTTTCTCACCACTGAATATAAAATTTACTGAGCATCATTTATCCCATGCCGCTCTGGCATATTATTTGTCTGGTTTTACTAACACCGGAATACTTGTAATTGATGCTGTGGGAGAATGGGCTACTACCTCCCTCATGGAAGCAAAAAATGGTAAAATAAGAGTTATCAAAGAGCAGCATTTTCCTGATTCTATTGGGTTACTTTATTCTTCATTCACTTATTTCCTAGGGTTTAAAGTTAACTCAGATGAATATAAAGTTATGGGATTGGCTCCATATGGAAATCCCCATTCAGAAGAAACACTACAATTTATTTCAATAATTGAAAATGAGTTAATCACTATTCAGGACGATGGTGGGCTATCTATCAATAATAACTATTTCAGTTACACTTACGGACTTAAGATGATTAACCTCTCCAAATGGGAAAACTTATTCCATATAGCCTCAAGAAAACCTCAAAGTGGTATAACTCAGTCACATCGAAATTTAGCGTATGCTATTCAAGCCGTCACACAAAAAATCATCTCACGATTGGCTGTACATTTAAGAGAGAGCACTGGCTGTTCTAATTTATGTATCGTAGGGGGCACAGCCTTAAATTGCGCTGTTAATGGATTTATTCAAGATTCCAAAATCTTTGAACATTGTTTTGTACCTTATTCTCCCGGTGATGCTGGTGGAGCTATTGGAGCAGCATTAACAATATATCATTCTACGCATCCTAAGCAAGTACCCAATGCTAATGCTAACCCATTCATCGGACCAGTATATGGCGACACAGACATAGAATCAGCTATTGTCAAAAATAAAATATCCTATACAAAATTAGAATCAAGCGGACTATTAACACAGAAAGTAGCTTGTCTTTTGGCTAAAGGTGCAATTGTTGCATGGTTTCAAGGAAGAATGGAATTCGGACCGCGTGCCCTTGGTAACAGAAGCATCCTTGCTGATGCAAGAGTTCAAGATATGAAAAAAAAGATAAATGCTTCTATAAAGTTCAGGGAAGAATTCCGACCTTTCGCTCCAGTAATTCTTCAGGAAGAAGCGGATAAATACTTCAATATGCCAAATAATGATTCCCCCTATATGATGTTTACAGCAACAGCTAAGCATCTAAAAAGCGATGAATTACCAGCTGTAATCCATATAGATAATACAGCCCGCGTACAGACTATTACTAAGAAAGATAATAAGTTATTTTATAACCTATTGAGTGATTTTCATTCAATAACAGGTTGTCCGGTACTTTTAAATACTAGTTTTAATATTATGGGAGAACCTATTGTATGTTCGCCTGAAGATGCTATACAAACTTTCCAAAAATCAAATATTGATTTTCTAATCATAGGAAATTACTTAATTACAAAAAATAGATAA
- a CDS encoding type II toxin-antitoxin system antitoxin SocA domain-containing protein: MKSPFTGGDAVLCHEKQSFEFRKDNFEIVYHFYRCKDTNEEFTTTELDQLNMNQVYNLYRQKYAIPFPDEIKRVRELYGISALRMSKLLGFGDNQYRKYEEGEMPSVSNGKMISALKDPHFFLEILKLAQNQFPNDEILKIEKRVKELLLNNSCFENKINEFIFHNHLSLRSSMNGYASVIPEKVKQIIVFFASALQGVFETKLNKLLFYSDFLSYKKYGKGISGLQYQAISYGPVPVRYSTIYENLDGLKKEIINLGNGYSGSIITTVEQFEQSLFTVEELEVLQCVLVHFEKSKANEISEMSHAEEAWRQNEKQHSLIDYSYAFDLRQL, translated from the coding sequence ATGAAAAGTCCGTTTACAGGTGGTGACGCTGTATTGTGTCATGAAAAGCAATCATTTGAATTTCGAAAAGACAATTTTGAGATAGTATATCATTTTTATAGATGTAAGGATACAAATGAAGAGTTTACTACAACTGAACTTGATCAATTGAATATGAATCAAGTTTATAATTTGTATCGTCAGAAATATGCAATACCATTTCCGGATGAAATAAAAAGGGTCCGGGAATTATATGGTATATCTGCACTTCGTATGTCTAAACTTTTAGGTTTCGGAGATAACCAATATAGAAAATACGAAGAAGGAGAGATGCCTAGTGTGTCTAATGGAAAAATGATTTCAGCTTTGAAAGATCCTCATTTCTTTTTGGAAATTCTGAAACTTGCTCAAAATCAGTTTCCCAATGATGAGATACTTAAAATTGAAAAAAGGGTAAAGGAACTGTTATTAAATAATTCCTGTTTTGAGAATAAAATAAATGAATTTATATTTCACAACCATTTGTCTTTACGTTCAAGTATGAATGGGTATGCTTCTGTCATTCCCGAGAAGGTTAAGCAGATTATTGTCTTTTTTGCATCTGCATTACAAGGAGTTTTTGAAACAAAACTAAATAAATTATTATTTTATTCTGATTTTCTTTCCTATAAGAAATATGGTAAAGGTATTAGCGGGTTACAATACCAAGCTATAAGTTATGGGCCTGTTCCTGTGCGTTATAGTACTATATATGAGAACTTGGACGGATTAAAAAAGGAAATTATAAATTTGGGAAATGGTTATTCTGGAAGTATAATTACAACTGTTGAGCAATTTGAACAGTCTTTATTTACAGTTGAAGAATTAGAGGTTTTACAATGTGTATTAGTTCATTTTGAGAAGAGTAAGGCTAATGAAATTTCGGAAATGAGTCATGCTGAGGAAGCGTGGCGCCAAAATGAAAAACAGCATAGCTTGATTGATTATAGTTATGCGTTTGATTTGAGACAGTTGTAA
- a CDS encoding MATE family efflux transporter — protein MNYTYKQIWLINFPVMMSILMEQLINITDAVFLGHVGEVELGASALAGIYYLAVYMLGFGFSIGMQVMIARRNGEQQYKETGHTFFQGLYFLSGLAIILCLLLHFASPLILRQLITSDEIYKAVIQYLDWRSFGLLFSFPFLALRSFLVGITNTKALSVAAITAICINIPFNYLLIFKLNLGISGAAMASSLAELGAFVILLLYMWTKIDKVKYGLKIVYDRKLLMKLLRLSVWSMLHAFISVAPWFLFFVAIEHLGKTELAISNITRSVSTVFFVIVNSFASTTGSLVSNLIGAGQGKELFPVCRKVLKLGYAVGLPLIVLALWGNQWIIGFYTNNDYLVKLAFCPFIVMLLNYTFALPGYVYINAVTGTGKTQLAFVFQLITILVYLIYLYLLSEYFHASLTVYMTAEYLFVILLGIQSVIYLKKKSG, from the coding sequence ATGAATTATACATATAAGCAAATATGGCTCATCAACTTTCCTGTGATGATGAGCATACTCATGGAACAATTAATCAATATCACCGATGCTGTCTTTCTTGGGCATGTGGGAGAAGTCGAACTCGGAGCGTCCGCACTTGCCGGAATCTATTATTTGGCCGTTTATATGCTGGGCTTCGGGTTCAGTATCGGGATGCAGGTGATGATTGCCCGTAGAAACGGGGAACAGCAGTATAAAGAGACAGGACATACCTTTTTTCAGGGATTATATTTTCTGTCAGGGTTGGCAATCATTCTTTGCCTGCTGCTCCACTTTGCCTCTCCCTTAATCCTGCGACAGTTGATTACTTCTGATGAAATCTATAAAGCAGTGATTCAGTATCTGGACTGGCGTAGCTTCGGACTGTTATTCTCATTTCCTTTTTTAGCTTTACGCTCCTTTCTGGTAGGGATAACAAACACCAAGGCGTTATCCGTAGCAGCCATTACAGCTATCTGCATCAACATCCCTTTTAACTATTTACTAATTTTCAAACTGAATTTAGGCATATCAGGAGCAGCTATGGCTTCTTCTTTAGCAGAGCTTGGAGCCTTTGTCATACTTCTATTATATATGTGGACGAAGATAGACAAAGTGAAATATGGATTAAAAATAGTCTACGACAGGAAGTTATTAATGAAATTATTAAGACTTTCTGTTTGGAGCATGCTCCATGCCTTTATCAGCGTTGCTCCCTGGTTCCTGTTCTTCGTAGCTATCGAACATTTGGGAAAGACAGAGCTTGCCATCTCCAATATTACCCGTAGCGTTTCTACCGTTTTCTTTGTGATAGTCAACTCTTTTGCATCCACTACCGGTTCATTAGTCAGCAATCTGATTGGGGCGGGGCAGGGGAAAGAACTTTTCCCCGTCTGCCGTAAAGTTCTTAAATTGGGTTATGCCGTGGGACTTCCATTGATAGTGCTAGCTCTTTGGGGCAATCAATGGATTATCGGATTCTATACGAATAATGATTATTTGGTAAAACTGGCCTTCTGCCCTTTTATAGTCATGCTGTTGAATTATACATTTGCATTGCCCGGATATGTTTATATCAATGCTGTAACGGGTACGGGAAAGACACAGCTTGCATTTGTCTTCCAGTTAATCACTATTCTGGTGTATCTGATTTACCTGTATCTGTTGAGTGAATATTTCCATGCTTCCCTCACTGTGTATATGACGGCGGAATACCTGTTTGTTATTCTCCTGGGAATACAATCCGTTATCTACTTAAAGAAGAAATCCGGCTAG
- a CDS encoding type II toxin-antitoxin system MqsR family toxin, which yields MDIETVDKFLKEFKDKARVFGIIFRIDRKKNMQALLDLEISAIMREKIIMSLRVEDYYKGPTEDKLNYMGELWEFGKSVDKKEVYIKISKGTGTNFPICVSFHLAERKIEYPFKNKK from the coding sequence ATGGATATAGAAACAGTCGATAAATTCTTGAAAGAATTTAAAGATAAGGCTAGGGTTTTCGGGATTATCTTTCGCATAGATAGAAAGAAGAATATGCAAGCTTTGCTTGATTTGGAAATTTCGGCAATTATGCGTGAAAAGATAATAATGTCTTTGAGAGTTGAAGACTATTATAAAGGTCCTACGGAAGATAAATTGAATTATATGGGAGAACTTTGGGAGTTTGGCAAGTCCGTAGATAAAAAGGAGGTCTATATCAAAATAAGTAAAGGTACTGGAACAAATTTTCCAATCTGTGTCTCCTTTCATTTGGCTGAGAGAAAAATAGAATATCCTTTCAAAAATAAAAAGTAG
- a CDS encoding RelA/SpoT domain-containing protein, whose protein sequence is MNSDIDKAVDAYVVKQFEYEQFLAGVLVFFQKHPNLNTNQSPIIHSIKSRLKDPTHLKDKLLRKQEKGRIITEENIFNEITDFIGVRVLHLYQDQFPAIHNAIMEKIDSGDWIFVEQPKAYTWDPETVKFYEELNLETELRDTYYTSIHYLVKPNNKNAICCEIQVRTLFEEIWGEIDHTINYPHPTESIACKEQLRVLSKLVSTGTRLADSIFRSHKEHLTR, encoded by the coding sequence ATGAACTCTGATATTGATAAAGCTGTCGATGCGTATGTCGTCAAACAATTTGAATATGAGCAATTTTTAGCGGGTGTCTTAGTTTTCTTTCAGAAACATCCAAATTTAAACACAAATCAATCACCTATAATTCATTCTATTAAGTCTAGATTGAAAGATCCTACACATTTGAAAGATAAGCTATTACGAAAGCAGGAGAAGGGAAGAATTATAACGGAAGAGAATATTTTTAATGAAATTACTGACTTTATTGGAGTTAGGGTTCTACATTTATATCAAGATCAATTCCCTGCTATTCATAATGCTATAATGGAAAAAATAGATAGTGGAGATTGGATTTTTGTCGAACAGCCTAAGGCATATACTTGGGATCCAGAAACAGTGAAATTTTACGAGGAGTTAAATTTAGAAACAGAACTGCGTGACACATATTATACTAGTATTCATTACCTAGTTAAGCCCAATAATAAAAATGCTATCTGTTGTGAGATCCAAGTTAGGACACTTTTTGAAGAGATATGGGGAGAGATAGACCACACGATTAACTATCCACATCCAACAGAGAGTATCGCCTGTAAAGAACAGTTAAGAGTTTTATCAAAACTAGTCTCAACAGGAACTCGATTAGCAGATTCTATTTTTAGGTCACACAAAGAACATTTAACAAGGTAA
- a CDS encoding TIGR02757 family protein, with protein sequence MTEDIKNKLLMCAEIYHCADFITSDPVQFPHRYTLKQDIEISGLLTAIMSFGNRKQILKKADELHRLMGDSPYQYVLSRQWEVDFPSGVTNSFYRMLSYADFYGYFRRLYAAYTQFENLEETLNTYSGIPMEKLCSFLEVSAKSPQKKLNMFLRWMIRRDSAVDFGIWKSFDRKELIVPLDTHVCRVAHYFKLTDTETFSLKNARQITTALAEVFPDDPCLGDFALFGLGVNGEI encoded by the coding sequence ATGACTGAAGATATAAAGAATAAACTTTTGATGTGTGCGGAGATTTATCATTGCGCAGACTTTATAACGAGCGACCCGGTACAATTCCCTCATCGCTATACGCTGAAACAGGATATTGAAATCAGTGGCTTGCTGACCGCAATTATGAGTTTCGGCAATCGCAAACAGATATTGAAGAAAGCGGACGAACTGCACAGGTTGATGGGGGATTCGCCTTATCAGTATGTGCTGTCCCGCCAGTGGGAGGTCGATTTCCCTTCGGGAGTAACCAATAGCTTCTATCGTATGCTGTCGTATGCCGATTTTTATGGATACTTCCGGCGGTTATATGCAGCCTATACACAGTTTGAAAACCTGGAAGAAACCTTGAATACGTACTCAGGAATACCTATGGAAAAGTTGTGCTCATTCCTTGAAGTATCCGCTAAAAGTCCTCAAAAGAAACTCAATATGTTTTTGCGTTGGATGATTCGCCGGGATTCGGCAGTTGATTTTGGAATTTGGAAGAGCTTTGACCGTAAAGAACTGATTGTTCCTTTGGATACACACGTCTGCCGGGTAGCACATTATTTCAAGTTGACGGATACAGAAACCTTTTCTCTGAAAAATGCCCGTCAGATAACGACAGCATTGGCTGAAGTTTTCCCGGATGATCCTTGCCTGGGCGATTTCGCCTTGTTCGGCTTAGGCGTGAATGGGGAGATTTAA
- a CDS encoding tetratricopeptide repeat protein, which produces MKCRIILKLLAILFFTGCYNREQISRLDEAEALLQNKPDSALTILQQLKSEGSQAEQARYALLYSEALDKNHIKATNDSLIRRAWEYYKHHPKDLRRQCKTLYYWGKVKLRAGDKPGALRLYLKVEEKLKDTNEPYYAGLLYNQIGEVYYDQMNYSRAYHYFREARNNFRQSDNTREETEATLDMAAATFNSKDMEKAMRLYSAALDLADEHKYDKLAKASLTNLASLYVVSGKKQIPHDLLQRIELSARQDTLYGYHTLVDVNLLKNRIDSARYYLALAEAHSTDIRDMADLQYTAYRIEAQARNFEKATEKIHHYIYLTDSLTRSNMQFSAGMVERDYFKERSNFAEYRMKNRTIWEIAVASVIFLIIGVAYYIIRQRLRLQRERTDHYLLLAEEANFQYKTLTEHMEGQRNAESHLKGLIASRFDIIDKLGKTYYERENTTSQQAAMFHEVKQIITDFAENNEMLQELELIVNTCHDNAMEKLRNDFPSMKEADIRLLCYIFVGFSPQVISLFMKDTVANVYARKSRLKSRIKSAETANKELFLALFG; this is translated from the coding sequence ATGAAATGCAGAATTATACTCAAACTATTAGCAATTCTCTTTTTTACAGGATGTTATAACAGAGAACAGATTTCCCGGCTTGACGAGGCGGAAGCACTGTTACAAAATAAGCCGGATAGTGCCTTAACAATATTACAACAACTCAAATCGGAAGGCAGCCAGGCTGAACAGGCTAGGTATGCGTTGCTTTATTCAGAGGCTTTAGACAAGAATCATATTAAAGCAACAAATGATTCGCTGATTCGTCGGGCCTGGGAGTATTACAAACATCATCCCAAAGATTTACGCCGTCAATGCAAGACTCTCTATTATTGGGGAAAAGTCAAACTGCGTGCAGGAGACAAGCCGGGAGCGTTACGCCTTTACTTGAAAGTTGAAGAGAAACTGAAAGATACCAATGAGCCTTATTATGCGGGGCTTTTATACAATCAAATCGGTGAAGTGTATTATGACCAGATGAACTATAGCCGGGCTTATCATTATTTTCGTGAAGCTCGCAATAACTTCCGGCAATCTGATAACACTCGCGAAGAAACAGAGGCAACTCTTGATATGGCAGCCGCAACTTTCAATTCGAAAGATATGGAGAAAGCCATGCGGCTCTATTCTGCCGCACTCGATTTGGCCGATGAACACAAGTACGATAAGTTAGCCAAAGCCAGTCTCACCAATCTTGCTTCTCTCTATGTGGTGTCAGGCAAGAAACAAATTCCTCATGACCTGCTGCAACGTATCGAACTTTCTGCCCGGCAAGATACGCTCTACGGATATCATACGTTAGTAGATGTAAATCTACTGAAAAACCGTATAGACAGCGCACGCTACTATCTGGCACTTGCAGAGGCACATTCTACCGATATTCGTGATATGGCAGACCTGCAATACACCGCTTATCGGATTGAAGCGCAGGCCAGAAACTTCGAGAAAGCAACCGAGAAGATACATCATTATATCTATCTGACTGACTCTCTGACGCGCTCGAATATGCAATTTTCCGCCGGTATGGTGGAACGTGACTATTTCAAGGAACGCTCCAATTTTGCCGAATACCGGATGAAGAACCGTACTATCTGGGAGATTGCCGTAGCAAGCGTAATTTTTCTGATAATAGGTGTAGCATACTACATCATCCGTCAACGTCTGCGCCTGCAACGCGAACGTACCGACCACTACCTGCTATTGGCGGAAGAAGCCAACTTCCAATACAAAACCCTGACGGAACACATGGAAGGACAGCGCAATGCGGAAAGCCATTTAAAGGGTTTGATAGCTTCACGCTTTGACATCATTGACAAACTGGGAAAGACTTACTATGAACGTGAGAACACCACATCACAACAGGCTGCCATGTTCCACGAAGTGAAACAGATTATCACCGATTTTGCAGAGAACAATGAAATGCTCCAAGAGCTGGAACTTATCGTAAATACCTGCCATGATAATGCTATGGAGAAGCTGCGGAATGATTTTCCGTCAATGAAAGAAGCTGACATACGGCTGCTTTGTTATATTTTTGTAGGTTTCTCGCCACAAGTAATCAGTTTGTTCATGAAAGATACGGTAGCTAATGTATATGCTCGCAAGTCACGGCTCAAATCACGTATCAAATCGGCAGAAACAGCCAATAAGGAGTTGTTTTTAGCACTTTTCGGATAG